In Numenius arquata chromosome 3, bNumArq3.hap1.1, whole genome shotgun sequence, one genomic interval encodes:
- the MTSS1 gene encoding protein MTSS 1 isoform X1, translated as MEAVIEKECSALGGLFQTIISDMKGSYPVWEDFINKAGKLQSQLRTTVVAAAAFLDAFQKVADMATNTRGGTREIGSALTRMCMRHRSIESKLRQFSSALIDCLINPLQEQMEEWKKVANQLDKDHAKEYKKARQEIKKKSSDTLKLQKKAKKAEALGRGDIQPQLDSALQDVNDKYLLLEETEKQAVRKALIEERGRFCTFISMLRPVIEEEISMLGEITHLQTISDDLKSLTMDPHKLPSSSEQVILDLKGSDYSWSYQTPPSSPSTTMSRKSSVCSSLNSVNSSDSRSSGSHSHSPSSHYRYRSSNLPQQAPMRLSSVSSHDSGFMSQDAFQSKSPSPMPPEAPNQLSNGFYHCSLSSDPSVASVGAGPFPHFPPVSRAWTRAPSALLPDYVHYYTIGPGMLPSSKIPSWKDWAKPGPYDQPMVNTLQRRKEKREPDVNGGAQSGPPVSPEEAQRPRSMTVSAATRQGEEMEACEELALALTRGLQLDTQRSSRDSLQCSSGYSTQTTTPCCSEDTIPSQVSDYDYFSVSGDQEAEQQEFDKSSTIPRNSDISQSYRRMFQTKRPASTAGLPTTLGPVIVTPGVATIRRTPSTKPSVRRGTIGGGPIPIKTPVIPVKTPTVPDIPGGLPGALAGTEECPEQSPDSPAAGDGGQGVTSMPSSSWSGQASVNPPASGQKLSAAEEQRQAVPESEGEESDRDGAGSLAPPGQTELDPGELSPGDVPQGEDMLNAIRRGVKLKKTTTNDRSAPRIS; from the exons gtggTACCCGAGAGATTGGGTCTGCTCTCACCAGGATGTGTATGAGGCACAGAAGTATAGAGTCCAAACTCCGGCAGTTCTCAAG TGCTTTAATTGACTGTCTGATAAACCCACTTCAAGAACAGATGGAAGAGTGGAAGAAAGTGGCCAATCAACTGGATAAAGACCATGCAAAAG AATACAAAAAAGCCCGCcaagagataaaaaagaaatcatctgaTACACTGAAGctacagaagaaagcaaagaaag CTGAGGCTCTGG GACGGGGTGACATTCAGCCCCAGTTGGATAGTGCTTTACAAGATGTCAATGATAAGTACCTGCTGCTTGAAGAAACAGAGAAGCAAGCTGTCAGAAAAGCTCTGATCGAGGAGCGTGGTCGATTCTGTACCTTCATCTCGATGCTGCGACCCGTGATA gaagaagaaatatcAATGCTAGGAGAAATAACCCATTTACAAACCATatcagatgatctgaaaagtctcACCATGGACCCACACAAATTGCCATCTTCAAGTGAACAG GTAATTTTAGATTTGAAAGGTTCTGATTACAGCTGGTCTTATCAGACTCCTCCATCCTCTCCCAGTACTACAATGTCCAGAAAATCTAGTGTTTGCAG CAGTCTGAACAGCGTTAACAGTAGTGATTCCCGGTCCAGTGGCTCGCACTCGCACTCACCTAGTTCACACTATCGCTATCGCAGCTCCAATCTGCCTCAGCAGGCACCCATGAGGCTGTCCAGTGTGTCCTCCCATGATTCTGGATTCATGTCCCAGGATGCTTTCCAGTCCAAATCGCCATCCCCCATGCCACCAGAAGCACCTAACCAG TTGTCTAATGGGTTTTATCACTGTAGTTTATCAAGTGACCCATCCGTAGCTTCAGTTGGTGCAGGTCCTTTCCCTCATTTCCCGCCTGTCTCCCGCGCGTGGACTCGGGCTCCCTCAGCCCTCCTTCCAGACTACGTTCATTATTACACCATTGGGCCAGGCATGTTACCATCATCTAAGATCCCTAGCTGGAAG GACTGGGCCAAACCAGGCCCATACGATCAGCCAATGGTGAACACCTTGCAACGTCGCAAAGAAAAGCGCGAACCAGATGTCAATGGAGGAGCTCAGAGTGGACCACCCGTGTCCCCTGAGGAGGCCCAGAGACCTCGGAGCATGACAGTGTCAGCTGCCACAAGG CAGGGTGAGGAGATGGAGGCCTGCGAGGAGCTGGCGCTCGCTCTGACGAGAGGGCTGCAGCTGGACACCCAGAGGAGCAGTCGGGATTCCTTGCAGTGCTCCAGTGGCTACAGCACCCAGACAACAACTCCGTGCTGTTCAGAGGACACCATCCCATCTCAAG TTTCAGATTATGATTATTTCTCTGTGAGTGGTGACCAGGAGGCAGAACAACAAGAGTTTGACAAATCTTCCACCATCCCGAGAAACAGCGACATTAGCCAGTCCTATCGCAGAATGTTTCAAACCAAGCGTCCCGCTTCCACCGCAGGTCTGCCAACCACCCTTGGACCGGTCATTGTCACCCCCGGCGTCGCCACCATCAGACGGACCCCTTCCACCAAGCCTTCAGTCAGACGCGGCACCATCGGGGGAGGCCCGATTCCCATCAAGACACCAGTGATTCCTGTCAAAACACCGACTGTCCCCGATATCCCAGGGGGGCTGCCCGGTGCCCTCGCTGGGACAGAAGAATGTCCCGAGCAAAGCCCCGACTCTCCGGCAGCAGGAGATGGTGGGCAAGGTGTCACCAGCATGCCCTCGTCCTCATGGAGCGGGCAAGCGTCCGTCAACCCTCCGGCGTCGGGCCAGAAACTGAGCGCTGCCGAGGAACAGAGGCAAGCGGTTCCCGAGAGCGAGGGGGAAGAAAGTGACCGGGATGGAGCCGGCAGCCTCGCACCCCCCGGCCAGACGGAGCTCGATCCCGGAGAGCTGAGTCCCGGGGACGTCCCCCAGGGTGAAGACATGCTGAACGCCATTCGGCGTGGGGTCAAACTGAAGAAGACGACCACGAATGATCGCTCCGCACCTCGTATTTCCTAG
- the MTSS1 gene encoding protein MTSS 1 isoform X2 gives MEAVIEKECSALGGLFQTIISDMKGSYPVWEDFINKAGKLQSQLRTTVVAAAAFLDAFQKVADMATNTRGGTREIGSALTRMCMRHRSIESKLRQFSSALIDCLINPLQEQMEEWKKVANQLDKDHAKEYKKARQEIKKKSSDTLKLQKKAKKGRGDIQPQLDSALQDVNDKYLLLEETEKQAVRKALIEERGRFCTFISMLRPVIEEEISMLGEITHLQTISDDLKSLTMDPHKLPSSSEQVILDLKGSDYSWSYQTPPSSPSTTMSRKSSVCSSLNSVNSSDSRSSGSHSHSPSSHYRYRSSNLPQQAPMRLSSVSSHDSGFMSQDAFQSKSPSPMPPEAPNQLSNGFYHCSLSSDPSVASVGAGPFPHFPPVSRAWTRAPSALLPDYVHYYTIGPGMLPSSKIPSWKDWAKPGPYDQPMVNTLQRRKEKREPDVNGGAQSGPPVSPEEAQRPRSMTVSAATRQGEEMEACEELALALTRGLQLDTQRSSRDSLQCSSGYSTQTTTPCCSEDTIPSQVSDYDYFSVSGDQEAEQQEFDKSSTIPRNSDISQSYRRMFQTKRPASTAGLPTTLGPVIVTPGVATIRRTPSTKPSVRRGTIGGGPIPIKTPVIPVKTPTVPDIPGGLPGALAGTEECPEQSPDSPAAGDGGQGVTSMPSSSWSGQASVNPPASGQKLSAAEEQRQAVPESEGEESDRDGAGSLAPPGQTELDPGELSPGDVPQGEDMLNAIRRGVKLKKTTTNDRSAPRIS, from the exons gtggTACCCGAGAGATTGGGTCTGCTCTCACCAGGATGTGTATGAGGCACAGAAGTATAGAGTCCAAACTCCGGCAGTTCTCAAG TGCTTTAATTGACTGTCTGATAAACCCACTTCAAGAACAGATGGAAGAGTGGAAGAAAGTGGCCAATCAACTGGATAAAGACCATGCAAAAG AATACAAAAAAGCCCGCcaagagataaaaaagaaatcatctgaTACACTGAAGctacagaagaaagcaaagaaag GACGGGGTGACATTCAGCCCCAGTTGGATAGTGCTTTACAAGATGTCAATGATAAGTACCTGCTGCTTGAAGAAACAGAGAAGCAAGCTGTCAGAAAAGCTCTGATCGAGGAGCGTGGTCGATTCTGTACCTTCATCTCGATGCTGCGACCCGTGATA gaagaagaaatatcAATGCTAGGAGAAATAACCCATTTACAAACCATatcagatgatctgaaaagtctcACCATGGACCCACACAAATTGCCATCTTCAAGTGAACAG GTAATTTTAGATTTGAAAGGTTCTGATTACAGCTGGTCTTATCAGACTCCTCCATCCTCTCCCAGTACTACAATGTCCAGAAAATCTAGTGTTTGCAG CAGTCTGAACAGCGTTAACAGTAGTGATTCCCGGTCCAGTGGCTCGCACTCGCACTCACCTAGTTCACACTATCGCTATCGCAGCTCCAATCTGCCTCAGCAGGCACCCATGAGGCTGTCCAGTGTGTCCTCCCATGATTCTGGATTCATGTCCCAGGATGCTTTCCAGTCCAAATCGCCATCCCCCATGCCACCAGAAGCACCTAACCAG TTGTCTAATGGGTTTTATCACTGTAGTTTATCAAGTGACCCATCCGTAGCTTCAGTTGGTGCAGGTCCTTTCCCTCATTTCCCGCCTGTCTCCCGCGCGTGGACTCGGGCTCCCTCAGCCCTCCTTCCAGACTACGTTCATTATTACACCATTGGGCCAGGCATGTTACCATCATCTAAGATCCCTAGCTGGAAG GACTGGGCCAAACCAGGCCCATACGATCAGCCAATGGTGAACACCTTGCAACGTCGCAAAGAAAAGCGCGAACCAGATGTCAATGGAGGAGCTCAGAGTGGACCACCCGTGTCCCCTGAGGAGGCCCAGAGACCTCGGAGCATGACAGTGTCAGCTGCCACAAGG CAGGGTGAGGAGATGGAGGCCTGCGAGGAGCTGGCGCTCGCTCTGACGAGAGGGCTGCAGCTGGACACCCAGAGGAGCAGTCGGGATTCCTTGCAGTGCTCCAGTGGCTACAGCACCCAGACAACAACTCCGTGCTGTTCAGAGGACACCATCCCATCTCAAG TTTCAGATTATGATTATTTCTCTGTGAGTGGTGACCAGGAGGCAGAACAACAAGAGTTTGACAAATCTTCCACCATCCCGAGAAACAGCGACATTAGCCAGTCCTATCGCAGAATGTTTCAAACCAAGCGTCCCGCTTCCACCGCAGGTCTGCCAACCACCCTTGGACCGGTCATTGTCACCCCCGGCGTCGCCACCATCAGACGGACCCCTTCCACCAAGCCTTCAGTCAGACGCGGCACCATCGGGGGAGGCCCGATTCCCATCAAGACACCAGTGATTCCTGTCAAAACACCGACTGTCCCCGATATCCCAGGGGGGCTGCCCGGTGCCCTCGCTGGGACAGAAGAATGTCCCGAGCAAAGCCCCGACTCTCCGGCAGCAGGAGATGGTGGGCAAGGTGTCACCAGCATGCCCTCGTCCTCATGGAGCGGGCAAGCGTCCGTCAACCCTCCGGCGTCGGGCCAGAAACTGAGCGCTGCCGAGGAACAGAGGCAAGCGGTTCCCGAGAGCGAGGGGGAAGAAAGTGACCGGGATGGAGCCGGCAGCCTCGCACCCCCCGGCCAGACGGAGCTCGATCCCGGAGAGCTGAGTCCCGGGGACGTCCCCCAGGGTGAAGACATGCTGAACGCCATTCGGCGTGGGGTCAAACTGAAGAAGACGACCACGAATGATCGCTCCGCACCTCGTATTTCCTAG
- the MTSS1 gene encoding protein MTSS 1 isoform X11 produces the protein MEAVIEKECSALGGLFQTIISDMKGSYPVWEDFINKAGKLQSQLRTTVVAAAAFLDAFQKVADMATNTRGGTREIGSALTRMCMRHRSIESKLRQFSSALIDCLINPLQEQMEEWKKVANQLDKDHAKEYKKARQEIKKKSSDTLKLQKKAKKGRGDIQPQLDSALQDVNDKYLLLEETEKQAVRKALIEERGRFCTFISMLRPVIEEEISMLGEITHLQTISDDLKSLTMDPHKLPSSSEQVILDLKGSDYSWSYQTPPSSPSTTMSRKSSVCSLNSVNSSDSRSSGSHSHSPSSHYRYRSSNLPQQAPMRLSSVSSHDSGFMSQDAFQSKSPSPMPPEAPNQDWAKPGPYDQPMVNTLQRRKEKREPDVNGGAQSGPPVSPEEAQRPRSMTVSAATRQGEEMEACEELALALTRGLQLDTQRSSRDSLQCSSGYSTQTTTPCCSEDTIPSQVSDYDYFSVSGDQEAEQQEFDKSSTIPRNSDISQSYRRMFQTKRPASTAGLPTTLGPVIVTPGVATIRRTPSTKPSVRRGTIGGGPIPIKTPVIPVKTPTVPDIPGGLPGALAGTEECPEQSPDSPAAGDGGQGVTSMPSSSWSGQASVNPPASGQKLSAAEEQRQAVPESEGEESDRDGAGSLAPPGQTELDPGELSPGDVPQGEDMLNAIRRGVKLKKTTTNDRSAPRIS, from the exons gtggTACCCGAGAGATTGGGTCTGCTCTCACCAGGATGTGTATGAGGCACAGAAGTATAGAGTCCAAACTCCGGCAGTTCTCAAG TGCTTTAATTGACTGTCTGATAAACCCACTTCAAGAACAGATGGAAGAGTGGAAGAAAGTGGCCAATCAACTGGATAAAGACCATGCAAAAG AATACAAAAAAGCCCGCcaagagataaaaaagaaatcatctgaTACACTGAAGctacagaagaaagcaaagaaag GACGGGGTGACATTCAGCCCCAGTTGGATAGTGCTTTACAAGATGTCAATGATAAGTACCTGCTGCTTGAAGAAACAGAGAAGCAAGCTGTCAGAAAAGCTCTGATCGAGGAGCGTGGTCGATTCTGTACCTTCATCTCGATGCTGCGACCCGTGATA gaagaagaaatatcAATGCTAGGAGAAATAACCCATTTACAAACCATatcagatgatctgaaaagtctcACCATGGACCCACACAAATTGCCATCTTCAAGTGAACAG GTAATTTTAGATTTGAAAGGTTCTGATTACAGCTGGTCTTATCAGACTCCTCCATCCTCTCCCAGTACTACAATGTCCAGAAAATCTAGTGTTTGCAG TCTGAACAGCGTTAACAGTAGTGATTCCCGGTCCAGTGGCTCGCACTCGCACTCACCTAGTTCACACTATCGCTATCGCAGCTCCAATCTGCCTCAGCAGGCACCCATGAGGCTGTCCAGTGTGTCCTCCCATGATTCTGGATTCATGTCCCAGGATGCTTTCCAGTCCAAATCGCCATCCCCCATGCCACCAGAAGCACCTAACCAG GACTGGGCCAAACCAGGCCCATACGATCAGCCAATGGTGAACACCTTGCAACGTCGCAAAGAAAAGCGCGAACCAGATGTCAATGGAGGAGCTCAGAGTGGACCACCCGTGTCCCCTGAGGAGGCCCAGAGACCTCGGAGCATGACAGTGTCAGCTGCCACAAGG CAGGGTGAGGAGATGGAGGCCTGCGAGGAGCTGGCGCTCGCTCTGACGAGAGGGCTGCAGCTGGACACCCAGAGGAGCAGTCGGGATTCCTTGCAGTGCTCCAGTGGCTACAGCACCCAGACAACAACTCCGTGCTGTTCAGAGGACACCATCCCATCTCAAG TTTCAGATTATGATTATTTCTCTGTGAGTGGTGACCAGGAGGCAGAACAACAAGAGTTTGACAAATCTTCCACCATCCCGAGAAACAGCGACATTAGCCAGTCCTATCGCAGAATGTTTCAAACCAAGCGTCCCGCTTCCACCGCAGGTCTGCCAACCACCCTTGGACCGGTCATTGTCACCCCCGGCGTCGCCACCATCAGACGGACCCCTTCCACCAAGCCTTCAGTCAGACGCGGCACCATCGGGGGAGGCCCGATTCCCATCAAGACACCAGTGATTCCTGTCAAAACACCGACTGTCCCCGATATCCCAGGGGGGCTGCCCGGTGCCCTCGCTGGGACAGAAGAATGTCCCGAGCAAAGCCCCGACTCTCCGGCAGCAGGAGATGGTGGGCAAGGTGTCACCAGCATGCCCTCGTCCTCATGGAGCGGGCAAGCGTCCGTCAACCCTCCGGCGTCGGGCCAGAAACTGAGCGCTGCCGAGGAACAGAGGCAAGCGGTTCCCGAGAGCGAGGGGGAAGAAAGTGACCGGGATGGAGCCGGCAGCCTCGCACCCCCCGGCCAGACGGAGCTCGATCCCGGAGAGCTGAGTCCCGGGGACGTCCCCCAGGGTGAAGACATGCTGAACGCCATTCGGCGTGGGGTCAAACTGAAGAAGACGACCACGAATGATCGCTCCGCACCTCGTATTTCCTAG
- the MTSS1 gene encoding protein MTSS 1 isoform X3 codes for MEAVIEKECSALGGLFQTIISDMKGSYPVWEDFINKAGKLQSQLRTTVVAAAAFLDAFQKVADMATNTRGGTREIGSALTRMCMRHRSIESKLRQFSSALIDCLINPLQEQMEEWKKVANQLDKDHAKEYKKARQEIKKKSSDTLKLQKKAKKGRGDIQPQLDSALQDVNDKYLLLEETEKQAVRKALIEERGRFCTFISMLRPVIEEEISMLGEITHLQTISDDLKSLTMDPHKLPSSSEQVILDLKGSDYSWSYQTPPSSPSTTMSRKSSVCSLNSVNSSDSRSSGSHSHSPSSHYRYRSSNLPQQAPMRLSSVSSHDSGFMSQDAFQSKSPSPMPPEAPNQLSNGFYHCSLSSDPSVASVGAGPFPHFPPVSRAWTRAPSALLPDYVHYYTIGPGMLPSSKIPSWKDWAKPGPYDQPMVNTLQRRKEKREPDVNGGAQSGPPVSPEEAQRPRSMTVSAATRQGEEMEACEELALALTRGLQLDTQRSSRDSLQCSSGYSTQTTTPCCSEDTIPSQVSDYDYFSVSGDQEAEQQEFDKSSTIPRNSDISQSYRRMFQTKRPASTAGLPTTLGPVIVTPGVATIRRTPSTKPSVRRGTIGGGPIPIKTPVIPVKTPTVPDIPGGLPGALAGTEECPEQSPDSPAAGDGGQGVTSMPSSSWSGQASVNPPASGQKLSAAEEQRQAVPESEGEESDRDGAGSLAPPGQTELDPGELSPGDVPQGEDMLNAIRRGVKLKKTTTNDRSAPRIS; via the exons gtggTACCCGAGAGATTGGGTCTGCTCTCACCAGGATGTGTATGAGGCACAGAAGTATAGAGTCCAAACTCCGGCAGTTCTCAAG TGCTTTAATTGACTGTCTGATAAACCCACTTCAAGAACAGATGGAAGAGTGGAAGAAAGTGGCCAATCAACTGGATAAAGACCATGCAAAAG AATACAAAAAAGCCCGCcaagagataaaaaagaaatcatctgaTACACTGAAGctacagaagaaagcaaagaaag GACGGGGTGACATTCAGCCCCAGTTGGATAGTGCTTTACAAGATGTCAATGATAAGTACCTGCTGCTTGAAGAAACAGAGAAGCAAGCTGTCAGAAAAGCTCTGATCGAGGAGCGTGGTCGATTCTGTACCTTCATCTCGATGCTGCGACCCGTGATA gaagaagaaatatcAATGCTAGGAGAAATAACCCATTTACAAACCATatcagatgatctgaaaagtctcACCATGGACCCACACAAATTGCCATCTTCAAGTGAACAG GTAATTTTAGATTTGAAAGGTTCTGATTACAGCTGGTCTTATCAGACTCCTCCATCCTCTCCCAGTACTACAATGTCCAGAAAATCTAGTGTTTGCAG TCTGAACAGCGTTAACAGTAGTGATTCCCGGTCCAGTGGCTCGCACTCGCACTCACCTAGTTCACACTATCGCTATCGCAGCTCCAATCTGCCTCAGCAGGCACCCATGAGGCTGTCCAGTGTGTCCTCCCATGATTCTGGATTCATGTCCCAGGATGCTTTCCAGTCCAAATCGCCATCCCCCATGCCACCAGAAGCACCTAACCAG TTGTCTAATGGGTTTTATCACTGTAGTTTATCAAGTGACCCATCCGTAGCTTCAGTTGGTGCAGGTCCTTTCCCTCATTTCCCGCCTGTCTCCCGCGCGTGGACTCGGGCTCCCTCAGCCCTCCTTCCAGACTACGTTCATTATTACACCATTGGGCCAGGCATGTTACCATCATCTAAGATCCCTAGCTGGAAG GACTGGGCCAAACCAGGCCCATACGATCAGCCAATGGTGAACACCTTGCAACGTCGCAAAGAAAAGCGCGAACCAGATGTCAATGGAGGAGCTCAGAGTGGACCACCCGTGTCCCCTGAGGAGGCCCAGAGACCTCGGAGCATGACAGTGTCAGCTGCCACAAGG CAGGGTGAGGAGATGGAGGCCTGCGAGGAGCTGGCGCTCGCTCTGACGAGAGGGCTGCAGCTGGACACCCAGAGGAGCAGTCGGGATTCCTTGCAGTGCTCCAGTGGCTACAGCACCCAGACAACAACTCCGTGCTGTTCAGAGGACACCATCCCATCTCAAG TTTCAGATTATGATTATTTCTCTGTGAGTGGTGACCAGGAGGCAGAACAACAAGAGTTTGACAAATCTTCCACCATCCCGAGAAACAGCGACATTAGCCAGTCCTATCGCAGAATGTTTCAAACCAAGCGTCCCGCTTCCACCGCAGGTCTGCCAACCACCCTTGGACCGGTCATTGTCACCCCCGGCGTCGCCACCATCAGACGGACCCCTTCCACCAAGCCTTCAGTCAGACGCGGCACCATCGGGGGAGGCCCGATTCCCATCAAGACACCAGTGATTCCTGTCAAAACACCGACTGTCCCCGATATCCCAGGGGGGCTGCCCGGTGCCCTCGCTGGGACAGAAGAATGTCCCGAGCAAAGCCCCGACTCTCCGGCAGCAGGAGATGGTGGGCAAGGTGTCACCAGCATGCCCTCGTCCTCATGGAGCGGGCAAGCGTCCGTCAACCCTCCGGCGTCGGGCCAGAAACTGAGCGCTGCCGAGGAACAGAGGCAAGCGGTTCCCGAGAGCGAGGGGGAAGAAAGTGACCGGGATGGAGCCGGCAGCCTCGCACCCCCCGGCCAGACGGAGCTCGATCCCGGAGAGCTGAGTCCCGGGGACGTCCCCCAGGGTGAAGACATGCTGAACGCCATTCGGCGTGGGGTCAAACTGAAGAAGACGACCACGAATGATCGCTCCGCACCTCGTATTTCCTAG
- the MTSS1 gene encoding protein MTSS 1 isoform X8, translating into MEAVIEKECSALGGLFQTIISDMKGSYPVWEDFINKAGKLQSQLRTTVVAAAAFLDAFQKVADMATNTRGGTREIGSALTRMCMRHRSIESKLRQFSSALIDCLINPLQEQMEEWKKVANQLDKDHAKEYKKARQEIKKKSSDTLKLQKKAKKGRGDIQPQLDSALQDVNDKYLLLEETEKQAVRKALIEERGRFCTFISMLRPVIEEEISMLGEITHLQTISDDLKSLTMDPHKLPSSSEQVILDLKGSDYSWSYQTPPSSPSTTMSRKSSVCSLNSVNSSDSRSSGSHSHSPSSHYRYRSSNLPQQAPMRLSSVSSHDSGFMSQDAFQSKSPSPMPPEAPNQNSSSSASSEASETCQSVSECSSPTSVSSGSTMGAWASTDKDWAKPGPYDQPMVNTLQRRKEKREPDVNGGAQSGPPVSPEEAQRPRSMTVSAATRQGEEMEACEELALALTRGLQLDTQRSSRDSLQCSSGYSTQTTTPCCSEDTIPSQVSDYDYFSVSGDQEAEQQEFDKSSTIPRNSDISQSYRRMFQTKRPASTAGLPTTLGPVIVTPGVATIRRTPSTKPSVRRGTIGGGPIPIKTPVIPVKTPTVPDIPGGLPGALAGTEECPEQSPDSPAAGDGGQGVTSMPSSSWSGQASVNPPASGQKLSAAEEQRQAVPESEGEESDRDGAGSLAPPGQTELDPGELSPGDVPQGEDMLNAIRRGVKLKKTTTNDRSAPRIS; encoded by the exons gtggTACCCGAGAGATTGGGTCTGCTCTCACCAGGATGTGTATGAGGCACAGAAGTATAGAGTCCAAACTCCGGCAGTTCTCAAG TGCTTTAATTGACTGTCTGATAAACCCACTTCAAGAACAGATGGAAGAGTGGAAGAAAGTGGCCAATCAACTGGATAAAGACCATGCAAAAG AATACAAAAAAGCCCGCcaagagataaaaaagaaatcatctgaTACACTGAAGctacagaagaaagcaaagaaag GACGGGGTGACATTCAGCCCCAGTTGGATAGTGCTTTACAAGATGTCAATGATAAGTACCTGCTGCTTGAAGAAACAGAGAAGCAAGCTGTCAGAAAAGCTCTGATCGAGGAGCGTGGTCGATTCTGTACCTTCATCTCGATGCTGCGACCCGTGATA gaagaagaaatatcAATGCTAGGAGAAATAACCCATTTACAAACCATatcagatgatctgaaaagtctcACCATGGACCCACACAAATTGCCATCTTCAAGTGAACAG GTAATTTTAGATTTGAAAGGTTCTGATTACAGCTGGTCTTATCAGACTCCTCCATCCTCTCCCAGTACTACAATGTCCAGAAAATCTAGTGTTTGCAG TCTGAACAGCGTTAACAGTAGTGATTCCCGGTCCAGTGGCTCGCACTCGCACTCACCTAGTTCACACTATCGCTATCGCAGCTCCAATCTGCCTCAGCAGGCACCCATGAGGCTGTCCAGTGTGTCCTCCCATGATTCTGGATTCATGTCCCAGGATGCTTTCCAGTCCAAATCGCCATCCCCCATGCCACCAGAAGCACCTAACCAG AATTCGTCCAGCTCTGCCTCTTCAGAAGCCTCTGAAACCTGCCAGTCAGTGAGCGAGTGCAGTTCCCCCACCTCAGTCAGCTCAGGCTCCACCATGGGGGCTTGGGCCTCCACAGATAAG GACTGGGCCAAACCAGGCCCATACGATCAGCCAATGGTGAACACCTTGCAACGTCGCAAAGAAAAGCGCGAACCAGATGTCAATGGAGGAGCTCAGAGTGGACCACCCGTGTCCCCTGAGGAGGCCCAGAGACCTCGGAGCATGACAGTGTCAGCTGCCACAAGG CAGGGTGAGGAGATGGAGGCCTGCGAGGAGCTGGCGCTCGCTCTGACGAGAGGGCTGCAGCTGGACACCCAGAGGAGCAGTCGGGATTCCTTGCAGTGCTCCAGTGGCTACAGCACCCAGACAACAACTCCGTGCTGTTCAGAGGACACCATCCCATCTCAAG TTTCAGATTATGATTATTTCTCTGTGAGTGGTGACCAGGAGGCAGAACAACAAGAGTTTGACAAATCTTCCACCATCCCGAGAAACAGCGACATTAGCCAGTCCTATCGCAGAATGTTTCAAACCAAGCGTCCCGCTTCCACCGCAGGTCTGCCAACCACCCTTGGACCGGTCATTGTCACCCCCGGCGTCGCCACCATCAGACGGACCCCTTCCACCAAGCCTTCAGTCAGACGCGGCACCATCGGGGGAGGCCCGATTCCCATCAAGACACCAGTGATTCCTGTCAAAACACCGACTGTCCCCGATATCCCAGGGGGGCTGCCCGGTGCCCTCGCTGGGACAGAAGAATGTCCCGAGCAAAGCCCCGACTCTCCGGCAGCAGGAGATGGTGGGCAAGGTGTCACCAGCATGCCCTCGTCCTCATGGAGCGGGCAAGCGTCCGTCAACCCTCCGGCGTCGGGCCAGAAACTGAGCGCTGCCGAGGAACAGAGGCAAGCGGTTCCCGAGAGCGAGGGGGAAGAAAGTGACCGGGATGGAGCCGGCAGCCTCGCACCCCCCGGCCAGACGGAGCTCGATCCCGGAGAGCTGAGTCCCGGGGACGTCCCCCAGGGTGAAGACATGCTGAACGCCATTCGGCGTGGGGTCAAACTGAAGAAGACGACCACGAATGATCGCTCCGCACCTCGTATTTCCTAG